From the Salana multivorans genome, the window GTCTTCCCGCACGTCGCGCTCGCCGTCGAGCCGCCGATCCTCAAGGGCCGACGGTTCGGCAACCTCGTCGTCCTCGCCGGCGACACGGAGCTCGACGCGGGGCTGGCCCGGCGGCTGCTCGGGCTGCCGGCGCCGGTCCGGCTGGTCACGGGGCGGGAGCTCGACGACTTCGTCGGAACGCACGCACCGCTGGACGACGCCGAGCTGGACGCGGACGACCCCTGGGTGCGCGCCTCGCGCGCCGCCGCCGCGAGCGCGAGCACGGACGAGGGGCCCGCCGCAGGCCCGAGCGTCGACGAGCCGACGCCCGCGGGTCACTGACCCGGCCCATTCCTGCGCGCCGCCCGCCGTCCGCCACCCGCCCGGGAACGTCGACCGGCATCTGGCCGGTCACCCGCCCCGCGGAACCTTCTCCCGACGCTGGGACTCGCGGGTCGGGACATTCCGGGAATGCCATCCGGAAACGACGAAGGCCGCCTCCCCGGAGGGAAGCGGCCTTCGCCAGAAGAAGGCGTCGCGTCAGATGGCGCGAACGTTGACGGCCTGCGGGCCCTTGTCGCCCTCGGTGATGTCGAACTCGACCTTCTGGTCGGCGTCGAGGGTGCGGAAGCCGTCACCCGTGATGGCCTTGTAGTGGACGAAGATGTCCGGGCCACCGGTCTCCGGGGCGATGAAGCCCCAGCCCTTGTCAGGGTTGAACCACTTCACGGTTCCCTGCGTCATGCGTTGTCCTTCCGGAGGAATCACGGCCGGCGACCTTGTGTCCCCGACCACGTGCAGCAGTGATCCCACGCCAGACGAAGATCATCGAACATGCGAGAAACCTGGTGCAACGGCCCTATTCTGCCAGAGCGAGGCGCCCGTGCGCCACCACATTCCGCCGATGGAGCTCAGGCCTCGTGGGGGCCGCCGAGCGAGCCGTCCCCGTCGTCGTCCGAGTCCTCCCCCGCCTGCGCGGCGAGGAACGCCTCGAACTGGGCGCCGATCTCGTCGGCGCTCGGGACGTGCGTCCCGGCGAGCAGGCTCTTCCCG encodes:
- a CDS encoding cold-shock protein, with product MTQGTVKWFNPDKGWGFIAPETGGPDIFVHYKAITGDGFRTLDADQKVEFDITEGDKGPQAVNVRAI